A region from the Sandaracinus amylolyticus genome encodes:
- the lon gene encoding endopeptidase La, with translation MADDDEKTGELTDQDLSFGDELPVLPIRNAVLFPGAVAPFDVGREKSVALVEDIDNLAQPVIAIFAQRDPSTDDPSQADLYPVGVAARVLKALKHSSGNYSLILQGLVRIRMEGVQQLDPYMRARISRLDQPKAEDVETEALAMSLRDIAKQVIQLMPELPREATSLIDSINEPGQLADLVAANLDAPVDEKAQLLETIDVKERIRKVLRLLTRQLEILKMRERINSQIKEEMGKNQREYVLRQQLKAIKEELGEEDGDQGDLDVLDERITKANLPQEAEQVARKQLKRLRSMQVGSAEYTVVRTYIDWILDIPWSKETTDNMDIGEVRRVLEEDHSGLDKVKKRIVEYLAVRKLKKDKKGPILCLIGPPGVGKTSLGRSIARSLGRKFVRISLGGVHDEAAIRGHRRTYVGALPGQVIQGMKKAGTINPVFMLDEIDKIGHDFRGDPAAALLEVLDPEQNDTFADHYLEIPYDLSKVMFVATANVGDTIPPPLRDRMEIIEIPGYTRKEKLDIARDHLLPKQLEEHGLKASQVDITIKALENVIDHHTREAGVRNLERQIATVIRGIAVKVAEGNQGPFRVETEEDLRPYLGPPRFISDVAERTAETGVATGLAWTSVGGEILFIEATRMHGSGKLQLTGQLGDVMKESAQAAMSYVRTRAKALGIAEDFLEKHDIHIHIPAGAMPKDGPSAGVTMMTSLVSLLTGINVRHDVAMTGEITLRGRVLPVGGIKEKVLAAHRAGIKRVILPERNVADLEEVPGEIKNELEFVSVSKMDDVLEAALEEPSRLKLKVETPATTGAAPA, from the coding sequence ATGGCAGACGACGACGAGAAGACGGGCGAGCTCACCGATCAGGATCTGAGCTTCGGCGACGAGCTCCCGGTCCTCCCGATCCGCAACGCCGTCCTGTTCCCTGGCGCGGTCGCCCCCTTCGACGTCGGTCGCGAGAAGTCGGTCGCGCTGGTCGAGGACATCGACAACCTCGCGCAGCCGGTGATCGCGATCTTCGCGCAGCGCGATCCTTCGACCGACGATCCTTCGCAGGCAGACCTCTATCCCGTCGGTGTCGCAGCGCGCGTGCTCAAGGCGCTGAAGCACTCGAGCGGCAACTACTCTTTGATCCTCCAGGGCCTCGTCCGGATCCGCATGGAGGGCGTGCAGCAGCTCGACCCGTACATGCGCGCGCGCATCTCGCGCCTCGATCAGCCGAAGGCCGAGGACGTGGAGACCGAGGCGCTGGCGATGTCGCTCCGTGACATCGCGAAGCAGGTCATCCAGCTGATGCCCGAGCTCCCGCGCGAGGCGACCTCGCTGATCGACTCGATCAACGAGCCCGGTCAGCTCGCGGATCTCGTCGCGGCGAACCTCGACGCGCCGGTCGACGAGAAGGCCCAGCTCCTCGAGACGATCGACGTGAAGGAGCGCATCCGCAAGGTGCTCCGCCTCCTCACGCGTCAGCTCGAGATCCTCAAGATGCGCGAGCGGATCAACTCGCAGATCAAGGAGGAGATGGGCAAGAACCAGCGCGAGTACGTGCTCCGCCAGCAGCTCAAGGCGATCAAGGAAGAGCTCGGCGAGGAGGACGGCGACCAGGGCGACCTGGACGTGCTGGACGAGCGCATCACGAAGGCGAACCTCCCGCAGGAAGCGGAGCAGGTCGCGCGCAAGCAGCTCAAGCGCCTGCGCTCGATGCAGGTGGGCTCGGCCGAGTACACGGTCGTGCGCACGTACATCGACTGGATCCTCGACATCCCGTGGTCGAAGGAGACCACGGACAACATGGACATCGGCGAGGTGCGCCGAGTCCTCGAGGAGGATCACTCGGGCCTCGACAAGGTGAAGAAGCGCATCGTCGAGTACCTCGCGGTCCGCAAGCTCAAGAAGGACAAGAAGGGCCCGATCCTCTGTCTGATCGGACCGCCCGGTGTCGGTAAGACGTCGCTCGGTCGCTCGATCGCGCGCTCGCTCGGCCGCAAGTTCGTGCGCATCTCGCTCGGCGGCGTGCACGACGAGGCGGCCATCCGTGGTCACCGCCGCACGTACGTCGGCGCGCTGCCCGGTCAGGTCATCCAGGGCATGAAGAAGGCGGGCACGATCAACCCGGTCTTCATGCTCGACGAGATCGACAAGATCGGCCACGACTTCCGCGGCGATCCGGCGGCCGCGCTGCTCGAGGTGCTCGACCCCGAGCAGAACGACACGTTCGCCGATCACTACCTCGAGATCCCGTACGACCTCTCGAAGGTGATGTTCGTCGCGACCGCGAACGTCGGCGACACCATCCCGCCTCCGCTCCGCGACCGCATGGAGATCATCGAGATCCCCGGCTACACGCGGAAGGAGAAGCTCGACATCGCGCGTGATCACCTGCTGCCCAAGCAGCTCGAGGAGCACGGGCTCAAGGCGTCGCAGGTCGACATCACGATCAAGGCGCTCGAGAACGTCATCGACCACCACACCCGCGAGGCGGGCGTGCGAAACCTCGAGCGTCAGATCGCGACGGTCATCCGCGGCATCGCGGTGAAGGTCGCGGAGGGCAACCAGGGTCCGTTCCGCGTCGAGACGGAGGAGGACCTTCGTCCGTACCTCGGTCCGCCGCGCTTCATCTCCGACGTCGCAGAGCGCACGGCGGAGACGGGCGTCGCGACCGGTCTCGCGTGGACGAGCGTCGGCGGTGAGATCCTCTTCATCGAGGCGACGCGCATGCACGGCAGCGGCAAGCTGCAGCTCACCGGTCAGCTCGGCGACGTGATGAAGGAGTCGGCGCAGGCGGCGATGAGCTACGTGCGCACTCGCGCGAAGGCGCTCGGCATCGCCGAGGACTTCCTCGAGAAGCACGACATCCACATCCACATCCCCGCGGGCGCGATGCCGAAGGACGGCCCGAGCGCGGGCGTGACGATGATGACGTCGCTCGTCTCGCTGCTCACCGGGATCAACGTGCGCCACGACGTCGCCATGACGGGCGAGATCACGCTGCGTGGTCGCGTCCTTCCGGTCGGCGGCATCAAGGAGAAGGTCCTCGCGGCCCACCGCGCGGGCATCAAGCGCGTGATCCTCCCCGAGCGCAACGTCGCGGACCTCGAGGAGGTGCCGGGCGAGATCAAGAACGAGCTCGAGTTCGTCTCCGTCAGCAAGATGGACGACGTGCTCGAGGCGGCGCTCGAGGAGCCGAGCCGGCTCAAGCTGAAGGTCGAGACGCCGGCGACGACCGGCGCTGCGCCCGCGTGA
- a CDS encoding class I SAM-dependent methyltransferase, whose protein sequence is MRADEHERMYRVETRHFWFTGTRRVIVSALERALGSRLAGARVLDLGCGTGFTLTRLPDGVRSVGLDYSPAALAFARERATSSALVRGSAYALPFADASFDAVLALDVLEHLDDDLAAARELRRVLAPGGAAIVTVPAFQALWSAHDEALDHRRRYRLSRIEAVLREAGLTIEHGSYYNFFLFPAVAAARLAERARVALGLTRTSSPEGTGTDLRVPPAPINDALAALLGAERAIAPRMRLPFGVSCLVVARA, encoded by the coding sequence ATGCGCGCCGACGAGCACGAGCGGATGTATCGCGTCGAGACGCGTCACTTCTGGTTCACCGGCACGCGCCGCGTGATCGTCTCGGCGCTCGAGCGCGCGCTCGGCTCGCGCCTCGCCGGCGCGCGCGTGCTCGACCTCGGCTGCGGCACCGGCTTCACGCTCACGCGCCTGCCCGACGGCGTTCGCTCCGTCGGCCTCGACTACTCGCCCGCGGCGCTCGCCTTCGCGCGCGAGCGCGCGACCTCGAGCGCGCTGGTGCGCGGATCCGCGTACGCCCTGCCCTTCGCCGACGCGTCGTTCGACGCCGTGCTCGCGCTGGACGTGCTCGAGCACCTCGACGACGATCTCGCCGCCGCGCGCGAGCTGCGCCGCGTGCTCGCCCCCGGAGGCGCGGCGATCGTCACCGTCCCCGCGTTCCAGGCGCTGTGGAGCGCGCACGACGAGGCGCTCGATCACCGTCGCCGCTATCGCCTGTCGCGCATCGAGGCGGTGCTGCGAGAGGCAGGTCTCACGATCGAGCACGGCAGCTACTACAACTTCTTCCTCTTCCCCGCGGTCGCGGCGGCGCGCCTCGCCGAGCGCGCACGCGTCGCGCTGGGGCTCACGCGCACGTCCTCGCCCGAGGGGACCGGGACCGACCTCCGCGTCCCGCCCGCGCCGATCAACGACGCGCTCGCTGCGCTGCTCGGCGCGGAGCGCGCGATCGCTCCGCGCATGCGGCTGCCCTTCGGAGTGTCCTGCCTGGTCGTCGCCCGGGCCTGA
- a CDS encoding LamG-like jellyroll fold domain-containing protein, giving the protein MRDAGARDAGPIDGGRRSPALRFTPDRYLLVPDRPGLRVGGDTTTELWIRARGTGIIARKGQDDGQRHLVIELAPGPDGRVELIAGWTTVRSERRELRAPFDAFGDWTHVALTIQRTAGVLRTLLYVNFTVVAMADFPDDIGDAFNIEPLLIGRFDGDLDEIRIWNTVRSAAALQAAAFTRLSTGTATLAAYWPLEEAPAGQIALDRSLRGNDAILGQITTTDPRDPTWILDGAL; this is encoded by the coding sequence ATGCGCGACGCGGGCGCGCGCGACGCCGGTCCCATCGACGGTGGACGTCGCTCGCCCGCGCTCCGCTTCACGCCCGACCGCTACCTGCTCGTTCCGGATCGCCCTGGGCTGCGCGTCGGCGGCGACACCACGACGGAGCTCTGGATCCGCGCGCGCGGCACCGGGATCATCGCGCGAAAGGGCCAGGACGACGGGCAGCGCCACCTCGTGATCGAGCTCGCGCCGGGGCCCGACGGCCGCGTGGAGCTGATCGCGGGCTGGACCACGGTCCGCAGCGAGCGGCGCGAGCTGCGCGCACCGTTCGACGCGTTCGGCGACTGGACGCACGTCGCGCTCACGATCCAGCGCACCGCCGGCGTGCTCCGCACGCTGCTCTACGTGAACTTCACGGTCGTCGCGATGGCCGACTTCCCCGACGACATCGGCGACGCGTTCAACATCGAGCCGCTGCTGATCGGTCGCTTCGACGGCGACCTCGACGAGATCCGCATCTGGAACACCGTGCGCAGCGCCGCCGCGCTCCAGGCCGCGGCGTTCACGCGCCTGTCCACGGGCACCGCCACGCTCGCCGCGTACTGGCCGCTCGAGGAAGCGCCCGCTGGGCAGATCGCGCTGGATCGCTCGCTGCGCGGCAACGACGCGATCCTCGGTCAGATCACGACCACCGACCCGCGCGACCCGACCTGGATCCTCGACGGCGCGCTGTGA
- a CDS encoding NAD(P)H-dependent glycerol-3-phosphate dehydrogenase translates to MTHTIAVLGAGAWGTALAKALSDKGHQVHLWSWQKPHADAIQRDRTNQDFLPGFELAPTLRATSDLPDALGGADMVLTAVPTHVLREVLGKAAPHLPESAPILSVSKGIEISTLKVVSGIFEDCVPKETLDRVAYLGGPSFAKEVAAGMPTAVVVACTSHDVACRWQEALATDRLRVYTTDDVIGIELGGALKNVIAIAAGVSDGLGFGHNSRAALITRGLAEMTRLATKMGAHPLTLAGLGGMGDLVLTCTGDLSRNRTVGLELGKGRKLDDILAGMTQVAEGVRTTKAAYALAQREGCEMPITDAMYRILYEGQSPLEATVELMTRRKRAERD, encoded by the coding sequence ATGACGCACACCATCGCGGTGTTGGGGGCGGGCGCGTGGGGCACGGCGCTCGCGAAGGCGCTCTCGGACAAGGGCCACCAGGTCCACCTCTGGTCGTGGCAGAAGCCGCATGCCGACGCGATCCAGCGAGATCGCACGAACCAGGACTTCCTACCGGGGTTCGAGCTCGCGCCCACGTTGCGCGCGACGAGCGATCTCCCCGACGCGCTCGGCGGCGCCGACATGGTGCTCACGGCGGTGCCGACGCACGTGCTGCGCGAGGTGCTCGGCAAGGCCGCGCCGCACCTGCCCGAGAGCGCGCCGATCCTCAGCGTGAGCAAGGGGATCGAGATCAGCACGCTCAAGGTGGTGAGCGGGATCTTCGAGGACTGCGTGCCGAAGGAGACGCTCGATCGCGTCGCGTACCTCGGTGGTCCGAGCTTCGCGAAGGAGGTCGCGGCGGGAATGCCGACGGCGGTCGTCGTCGCGTGCACGAGCCACGACGTCGCGTGCCGGTGGCAGGAGGCGCTCGCGACCGATCGGCTGCGCGTCTACACGACCGACGACGTGATCGGGATCGAGCTCGGCGGCGCGCTCAAGAACGTGATCGCGATCGCGGCGGGCGTGAGCGACGGGCTCGGGTTCGGGCACAACTCGCGCGCGGCGCTGATCACGCGCGGGCTCGCCGAGATGACGCGGCTCGCGACGAAGATGGGCGCGCATCCGCTCACGCTCGCGGGGCTCGGCGGAATGGGTGATCTCGTGCTGACGTGCACCGGGGATCTCTCGCGCAACCGCACGGTCGGTCTCGAGCTCGGAAAGGGCCGCAAGCTCGACGACATCCTCGCGGGCATGACGCAGGTCGCCGAGGGCGTGAGGACGACGAAGGCGGCGTACGCGCTGGCGCAGCGCGAGGGCTGCGAGATGCCGATCACCGACGCGATGTACCGGATCCTCTACGAGGGGCAGTCGCCGCTCGAGGCGACGGTCGAGCTGATGACGCGAAGGAAGCGCGCCGAGCGCGACTGA
- a CDS encoding diguanylate cyclase — translation MLGGGQDALHVLLDLTRRLAEPIELEAQLQATTDAALAILPGDHASLRLFDEGKSELLSSARSGTGVTQPPATFRRGQGVVGAVAESGRSTLVPDALEDPRFVAYPTQGFEVRAVIAVPLVAGGEVIGVLSVSSARTGAFGPEDRDLAQLIANCAVPAIEKSRLGRLAITDWLTRAYNHRYLAPRLEEEVERARRHAEPLSLALLDLDHFKRVNDAHGHDAGDAVLRAFVDRVRAEVRRHDVVVRRGGEEFVLIMPETGAADAFLVAERVRARVSGGPIALGEGRETTITVSIGIATWRGERAQALEQRADAALYRAKGEGRDRVIVDLG, via the coding sequence ATGCTCGGCGGGGGTCAGGACGCGCTGCACGTGCTGCTCGATCTGACACGGCGGCTCGCCGAGCCGATCGAGCTCGAGGCGCAGCTGCAGGCGACGACCGACGCCGCGCTCGCGATCCTGCCCGGCGATCACGCGAGCCTTCGTCTCTTCGACGAGGGCAAGAGCGAGCTGCTCTCGAGCGCGCGCTCGGGCACCGGGGTGACGCAGCCACCCGCGACGTTCCGGCGCGGACAGGGCGTGGTCGGTGCGGTCGCGGAGAGCGGACGATCGACGCTCGTGCCCGACGCGCTCGAAGATCCGCGGTTCGTCGCCTACCCGACGCAGGGCTTCGAGGTGCGCGCCGTGATCGCGGTACCGCTCGTCGCGGGCGGCGAGGTGATCGGCGTGCTCTCGGTCTCGTCGGCGCGCACCGGCGCGTTCGGGCCCGAGGATCGCGATCTCGCGCAGCTGATCGCGAACTGCGCGGTGCCGGCCATCGAGAAGTCGCGCCTCGGGCGCCTTGCGATCACCGACTGGCTCACGCGCGCCTACAACCATCGCTACCTCGCGCCGCGGCTCGAGGAAGAGGTCGAGCGCGCGCGACGTCACGCGGAGCCGCTCTCGCTCGCGCTGCTCGATCTCGATCACTTCAAGCGCGTGAACGATGCGCACGGCCACGACGCGGGCGACGCGGTGCTGCGCGCGTTCGTGGATCGCGTGCGCGCCGAGGTGCGACGGCACGACGTCGTCGTGCGGCGCGGCGGCGAAGAGTTCGTGTTGATCATGCCGGAGACGGGCGCGGCGGACGCGTTCCTCGTCGCGGAGCGCGTGCGGGCGCGCGTGTCGGGCGGTCCGATCGCGCTCGGCGAAGGTCGCGAGACGACGATCACGGTGTCGATCGGCATCGCGACGTGGCGCGGCGAGCGTGCACAAGCGCTCGAGCAGCGCGCCGATGCCGCGCTCTATCGCGCCAAGGGCGAGGGTCGCGACCGCGTGATCGTCGATCTCGGCTGA
- the pip gene encoding prolyl aminopeptidase → MFPPIEPFATGRLRTRDGHEIHWETSGNPRGKPALYLHGGPGAGLMTGHRRRFDPERWLVVALDQRGCGRSTPLVIDALDTLATNTTDALIADIEALREHLGIDAWLVYGVSWGTTLALAYAQAHPARVTELVLMCVVQTSASEVAWITEDLRRVFPREWSRFEAASKRRSGQRVIDAYHALITSADATEREEAARAWCAWEDTHVSLDPRHRPEPRFETDAVFRQTFATLTIHYWKHAAFLEDGALLSRIDRIAHIPAALIHGRLDISSPLEWPWQLHLAWPKSTLTIVDDEGHGGDTMIDEVVRAIARFAP, encoded by the coding sequence ATGTTCCCGCCGATCGAGCCGTTCGCGACGGGTCGCCTGCGAACGCGCGACGGTCACGAGATCCACTGGGAGACGTCGGGCAACCCACGCGGGAAGCCCGCGCTGTACCTGCACGGCGGCCCGGGCGCGGGCCTGATGACGGGTCATCGCCGGCGCTTCGATCCCGAGCGCTGGCTCGTCGTCGCGCTCGACCAGCGCGGCTGCGGTCGCAGCACACCGCTCGTGATCGACGCGCTCGACACGCTCGCGACCAACACCACCGACGCGCTGATCGCCGACATCGAAGCGCTCCGCGAGCACCTCGGGATCGATGCGTGGCTCGTGTACGGCGTCTCGTGGGGCACCACGCTCGCGCTCGCGTACGCGCAGGCGCACCCGGCGCGCGTGACCGAGCTGGTGCTGATGTGCGTCGTGCAGACGAGCGCGTCCGAGGTCGCGTGGATCACCGAGGATCTGCGCCGCGTCTTCCCTCGCGAGTGGTCGCGCTTCGAGGCCGCGTCGAAGCGCCGCTCCGGACAGCGCGTGATCGACGCGTACCACGCGCTGATCACATCCGCCGACGCGACCGAGCGCGAGGAGGCCGCGCGCGCGTGGTGCGCGTGGGAGGACACCCACGTCTCGCTCGACCCGCGTCATCGACCCGAGCCGCGGTTCGAGACCGACGCCGTGTTCCGCCAGACGTTCGCGACACTGACGATCCACTACTGGAAGCACGCCGCCTTCCTCGAAGACGGCGCGCTCCTCTCGCGCATCGATCGCATCGCGCACATCCCGGCCGCGCTGATCCACGGCCGTCTCGACATCAGCTCTCCGCTCGAGTGGCCGTGGCAGCTCCACCTCGCGTGGCCGAAGAGCACGCTGACGATCGTCGATGACGAAGGCCACGGCGGCGACACGATGATCGACGAGGTCGTCCGCGCGATCGCGCGCTTCGCTCCGTGA
- the thrS gene encoding threonine--tRNA ligase, whose protein sequence is MLDDSDHRAIARRLGLLHFQEEAPGMVFWHPRGLAMYRALEDAQRAQVRREGYEEVRSPQVMRRPMWEASGHWKHFAEGMMRIQDDELEAALKPVSCPGHVQIVKRMAPSYRDLPVRLAELGVVHRDEASGALHGLMRLRQFSQDDGHVFCEEAQAEDEVVRFLEGLRPFYAQFGFHELDVALSLRPEDRAGDDVVWDRAEALLARALDRRGEKHRVQEGAGAFYGPKIEIALRDRAGRLWQCGTIQMDLVMPVRFDLRYVDARGEKQPVVMLHRALYGSLERFLGILLEQHGASLPAWLAPEQVVVVPVSGAQHENARALARELERDGARVSIDAREESLARRIAEAHERGVPYVAIVGAREAERGEVALRSRLLPESKGQRVMAIDAARAYLREALVRPERAS, encoded by the coding sequence ATGCTCGACGACAGTGATCACCGCGCGATCGCGCGGAGGCTGGGCCTCTTGCACTTCCAGGAGGAAGCGCCCGGCATGGTGTTCTGGCACCCGCGCGGTCTCGCGATGTACCGCGCGCTCGAGGACGCGCAGCGCGCGCAGGTGCGGCGCGAGGGCTACGAGGAAGTGCGCTCGCCGCAGGTGATGCGAAGGCCGATGTGGGAAGCGAGCGGGCACTGGAAGCACTTCGCCGAAGGAATGATGCGCATCCAGGACGACGAGCTCGAGGCCGCGCTCAAGCCCGTCAGCTGCCCCGGGCACGTGCAGATCGTGAAGCGGATGGCGCCCTCGTATCGCGATCTGCCGGTCCGTCTCGCCGAGCTCGGCGTGGTGCATCGCGACGAGGCGAGCGGCGCGCTGCACGGGCTCATGCGGCTCAGGCAGTTCTCGCAGGACGACGGTCACGTGTTCTGCGAGGAGGCGCAGGCCGAGGACGAGGTGGTGCGCTTCCTCGAGGGGCTGCGGCCGTTCTACGCGCAGTTCGGGTTCCACGAGCTCGACGTCGCGCTCTCGCTGCGGCCCGAGGATCGTGCCGGCGACGACGTGGTGTGGGATCGCGCCGAGGCGCTGCTCGCGCGCGCGCTCGACCGACGTGGCGAGAAGCACCGCGTGCAGGAGGGCGCGGGCGCGTTCTACGGGCCGAAGATCGAGATCGCGCTCCGTGATCGCGCCGGGCGTCTCTGGCAGTGCGGGACGATCCAGATGGACCTCGTGATGCCGGTGCGCTTCGACCTGCGCTACGTGGACGCGCGCGGTGAGAAGCAGCCGGTCGTGATGCTGCATCGCGCGCTCTACGGGAGCCTCGAGCGCTTCCTCGGGATCCTGCTCGAGCAGCACGGCGCGTCGCTGCCCGCGTGGCTCGCGCCGGAGCAGGTCGTGGTGGTGCCGGTGTCGGGCGCGCAGCACGAGAACGCGCGCGCGCTGGCACGCGAGCTCGAGCGCGACGGAGCGCGCGTGTCGATCGACGCGCGCGAGGAGTCGCTCGCGCGGCGCATCGCGGAGGCGCACGAGCGCGGCGTGCCGTACGTCGCGATCGTCGGCGCGCGCGAGGCCGAGCGCGGCGAGGTCGCGCTGCGATCGCGCCTCCTCCCCGAGAGCAAGGGGCAGCGCGTGATGGCGATCGATGCGGCGCGCGCGTACCTGCGCGAGGCGCTCGTGCGACCGGAGCGCGCGTCGTGA
- a CDS encoding sensor histidine kinase, with amino-acid sequence MEWRSRLVYLALIPAIAIAAGILGYFSIQSARQFARESEQSVLASTLVLVDEKVDRVEQMIITSDEAVFHLVDLERPEAVSETWQPLAERISPSVRALLVLDDGGEVIGYACRCSTQERRDFLKVFTERILPNLELERERIGVLRHHHRTYADTSYLISYRAVRHAGRRHYMVAHHDTGFIEREVFPTLFVHEEERVSYNVVDDDNRLVYGQSRIARAGDYLVGRRFPTTLYGWRLQIAPKRAPELIVRGAEQVYTESALIGLSFAIVLLGVGFLIYAAVKESRLNALRSEFIANVSHELKTPLSVVRMFSEMLMTGRVRDEKKREQYLQIIARESERLTALIDNVLDFSAIERGKQTYQMREGDLADVVARAIDTFRYRLERENLEVKLEVVGEVPAVRFDEQAILLAVMNLLDNAMKYGAGSTIEVTIERGRRHAYVRVRDHGPGIPDEHHKRVFERFYRVRNGSSSARGSGIGLSLVKRIVEAHRGRAWVENAAGGGARVSFSLPFSDLAGGGTAVALSSWRNDAGPPPDDEIAER; translated from the coding sequence ATGGAGTGGCGCTCGCGCCTCGTGTACCTCGCTCTGATCCCCGCGATCGCGATCGCGGCCGGGATCCTCGGGTACTTCTCCATCCAGTCGGCGCGGCAGTTCGCGCGCGAGAGCGAGCAGTCGGTGCTCGCGTCGACGCTCGTGCTCGTCGACGAGAAGGTCGATCGCGTCGAGCAGATGATCATCACGAGCGACGAGGCGGTGTTCCACCTCGTCGATCTCGAGCGCCCCGAGGCGGTCTCGGAGACCTGGCAGCCGCTCGCCGAGCGCATCTCGCCGAGCGTGCGCGCGCTGCTCGTGCTCGACGACGGCGGCGAGGTGATCGGCTACGCGTGTCGCTGCTCGACGCAGGAGCGCCGCGACTTCCTCAAGGTGTTCACCGAGCGCATCCTGCCGAACCTCGAGCTCGAGCGAGAGCGCATCGGCGTGCTGCGGCATCACCACCGCACGTACGCGGACACGAGCTACCTCATCAGCTATCGCGCGGTGCGGCACGCCGGGCGGCGCCACTACATGGTCGCGCACCACGACACCGGCTTCATCGAGCGCGAGGTGTTCCCGACGCTCTTCGTGCACGAGGAAGAGCGCGTCTCGTACAACGTCGTCGACGACGACAACCGCCTCGTCTACGGCCAGTCGCGCATCGCGCGCGCGGGCGACTACCTCGTCGGCCGTCGCTTCCCGACGACGCTGTACGGATGGCGCCTCCAGATCGCACCGAAACGAGCGCCCGAGCTGATCGTGCGCGGCGCGGAGCAGGTCTACACGGAGAGCGCGCTGATCGGCCTCTCGTTCGCGATCGTGCTGCTCGGTGTCGGGTTCCTGATCTACGCAGCGGTGAAGGAGAGCCGGCTCAACGCGCTGCGCAGCGAGTTCATCGCGAACGTCTCGCACGAGCTGAAGACGCCGCTCTCGGTCGTCCGGATGTTCAGCGAGATGCTCATGACGGGCCGCGTGCGCGACGAGAAGAAGCGCGAGCAATACCTGCAGATCATCGCGCGCGAGAGCGAGCGTCTCACGGCGCTGATCGACAACGTGCTCGACTTCAGCGCGATCGAGCGTGGCAAGCAGACGTACCAGATGCGCGAGGGCGATCTCGCGGACGTCGTCGCGCGCGCGATCGACACGTTCCGCTATCGCCTCGAGCGCGAGAACCTCGAGGTGAAGCTCGAGGTCGTCGGTGAGGTGCCCGCGGTGCGCTTCGACGAGCAGGCGATCCTGCTCGCGGTGATGAACCTGCTCGACAACGCGATGAAGTACGGCGCGGGCTCGACGATCGAGGTCACGATCGAGCGCGGTCGCCGCCACGCGTACGTGCGGGTGCGCGATCACGGCCCGGGGATCCCGGACGAGCACCACAAGCGCGTGTTCGAGCGCTTCTATCGCGTGCGCAACGGGTCGAGCAGCGCGCGCGGATCGGGCATCGGACTGTCGCTGGTGAAGCGCATCGTGGAGGCGCATCGCGGGCGCGCGTGGGTGGAGAACGCGGCGGGCGGCGGCGCGCGCGTGAGCTTCTCGTTGCCGTTCTCCGATCTCGCGGGCGGCGGCACGGCGGTCGCGCTCTCGAGCTGGCGCAACGACGCGGGGCCGCCGCCGGACGACGAGATCGCGGAGCGCTGA